Proteins co-encoded in one Bacillus sp. FSL H8-0547 genomic window:
- a CDS encoding Lrp/AsnC family transcriptional regulator — protein sequence MPDATDLKIIEELRNNGRMTMKELGKKVHLTGQAASARVLKLEEEGIIEGYTINLNDQKTGKMIHAFINVFTRNRNHKPLLEFIEKKNVAKLYKISGESCYLIECKFDKNEDLDEFLNDLNLYANYKLSIVIRSS from the coding sequence ATGCCGGATGCAACAGACCTTAAGATTATTGAGGAGCTAAGAAATAACGGAAGAATGACCATGAAAGAACTGGGCAAAAAAGTCCATTTGACTGGTCAGGCAGCATCAGCCAGAGTACTCAAGCTTGAAGAAGAGGGCATTATTGAAGGGTATACCATCAATTTAAATGACCAGAAAACAGGAAAAATGATTCATGCATTTATCAATGTTTTCACAAGAAACCGTAACCATAAACCTCTGCTTGAGTTTATAGAAAAAAAGAATGTCGCCAAGCTGTATAAAATAAGCGGGGAAAGCTGTTACTTAATTGAATGCAAGTTCGATAAAAATGAGGACCTGGATGAATTTTTAAATGACTTGAATTTATATGCGAACTATAAACTTTCAATCGTCATCAGGTCCAGCTGA
- a CDS encoding MFS transporter has protein sequence MWKNKNVWIVLSGEFVAGLGLWFGIIGNLEFMQKNVPSDFMKSLILFTGLLAGVLVGPLAGRLIDSCSKKTVLIYSGLGRMVSVVFMFIAIGLDSLLFMVLFMISIQLSAAFYFPALQAVIPIIVKDQDLIQMNGVHMNVATIARVIGTALAGALLVFMSLTSIYALSMAAYAILFGATFLLDFEEEKKEKNGTGSSGSFREVLPVLKAAPIAITALVLTIIPVLFIGGFNLMVINISELQDSTSIKGLLYTVEGIAFMIGAFFVKKITHRFSSVHMLFVFALVISIAHLSLFFSDIMWMSLVSFGVFGLGVGCFFPIVSTIFQTKIPKEYHGRFFSFRNMLDRVMFQIVLLGTGLFLDTIGLQFMVLIFGTLSLLLVILYGMKYFQRNEIAGLSESK, from the coding sequence ATGTGGAAAAATAAAAATGTCTGGATTGTGCTCAGCGGGGAGTTCGTTGCCGGACTTGGACTGTGGTTCGGAATTATTGGAAACCTTGAATTCATGCAGAAAAATGTGCCATCCGACTTTATGAAATCGCTTATTCTGTTTACTGGTCTGCTTGCCGGAGTGCTGGTCGGTCCTTTGGCGGGAAGGCTGATTGACAGCTGTTCAAAAAAAACGGTGCTGATCTACTCCGGACTTGGGCGAATGGTAAGTGTCGTGTTTATGTTTATCGCAATCGGGCTTGATTCTCTTTTGTTTATGGTTCTGTTTATGATCAGCATTCAGCTGTCGGCTGCTTTTTATTTTCCTGCTTTGCAGGCTGTTATTCCGATTATCGTCAAGGATCAGGATCTGATACAGATGAACGGGGTGCATATGAACGTTGCGACCATTGCAAGGGTCATTGGAACGGCACTGGCAGGGGCACTGCTCGTCTTTATGAGTTTAACATCCATCTATGCTCTTTCTATGGCTGCCTATGCCATACTATTCGGAGCAACGTTCCTGCTTGATTTCGAGGAAGAGAAAAAAGAAAAGAACGGTACGGGAAGTTCGGGTTCCTTCAGAGAAGTGCTTCCGGTGCTGAAGGCCGCGCCTATAGCGATCACAGCGCTTGTCCTGACAATCATTCCAGTGTTATTTATCGGCGGTTTTAATCTAATGGTCATCAACATCAGCGAACTGCAGGACAGTACATCCATTAAAGGACTGCTGTATACGGTAGAGGGGATTGCTTTTATGATCGGCGCTTTTTTCGTGAAGAAAATTACGCACCGCTTTTCATCTGTTCACATGCTGTTTGTCTTTGCGCTCGTCATCTCCATTGCTCATTTAAGTTTATTTTTCAGCGATATCATGTGGATGTCACTTGTTTCGTTTGGGGTATTCGGACTTGGTGTCGGCTGTTTCTTCCCGATTGTTTCAACCATCTTTCAGACAAAAATACCAAAAGAGTATCATGGACGCTTCTTTTCATTCAGGAATATGCTCGACCGGGTCATGTTTCAGATCGTATTGCTCGGTACTGGGCTGTTTCTTGATACGATTGGACTGCAATTTATGGTCCTTATATTCGGCACGCTCTCGCTCCTGCTCGTCATTTTGTACGGTATGAAGTATTTTCAGAGAAACGAGATTGCTGGTTTAAGTGAAAGCAAGTAA
- a CDS encoding spore gernimation protein GerT — MFPWNKKFPFNQSDGQMPDAFKNMNPKNVEDYIQTIMGNVFGEGFQTQFPYQGNVAPAKTQQTVSRKPELFETNDHIFVKISASEEQASTLRIQHNSNQLFIMNYPENGKQEKIILPSLVRRKGTKASYKNGVLEIRLQKNEDLQMSEIDVVPEN, encoded by the coding sequence ATGTTTCCCTGGAATAAGAAATTCCCCTTCAATCAGTCAGACGGACAGATGCCGGATGCCTTTAAAAACATGAACCCGAAAAATGTGGAGGATTATATTCAAACCATTATGGGCAACGTTTTTGGCGAAGGATTTCAAACTCAATTTCCCTATCAGGGCAATGTAGCGCCGGCAAAAACACAGCAGACTGTCTCCCGGAAGCCTGAACTGTTTGAAACGAACGATCACATTTTTGTAAAAATCAGCGCATCTGAAGAACAGGCTTCAACCCTCAGAATACAGCACAACAGCAATCAGCTCTTTATTATGAACTACCCGGAGAATGGAAAGCAGGAGAAAATTATCCTGCCGTCACTTGTCAGGAGAAAAGGCACAAAAGCCTCCTACAAAAACGGTGTTCTGGAGATCCGTCTGCAAAAAAATGAAGATCTTCAAATGTCGGAAATTGATGTTGTGCCAGAAAACTAA
- a CDS encoding MATE family efflux transporter: MKQTYTLWDKSKQFFHILLPILITQVALYSMNFFDTTMSGKVSPGDLAGVAIGSSVWVPVYTGLSGILLAVTPIVSQYAGAKQKDKIPFTVIQGLYLSVLLASAVAIAGFFALDPILNSMNLENHVRETAKYYLAALAFGILPLFSYNVLRCFIDALGFTRVSMFITLLSLPINVVFNYLLVFGKFGFPALGGVGAGVASAITYWSIMLISVYVVYKKVPFAEYGIFSRWYKASVKAWLDLLKIGIPIGIAIFFETSIFAAVTLLMSNYDTVTIASHQIAINFASLLYMLPLSISMALTIVVGFEVGAKRYKDAKIYSYLGIVLAVILSSLTAAVIYFFRSEIAGIYTNDGIVVALSAQFLIYAIFFQLSDAIAAPIQGALRGYKDVNVTLIMALVSYWVIGLPTGYYLANNTDFMAFGYWIGLIAGLAAAAAALSARLWFIQNRVYGKRQRG; this comes from the coding sequence ATGAAACAAACATATACGTTATGGGATAAAAGCAAACAGTTCTTCCATATTCTTCTTCCAATTTTAATTACACAAGTAGCGCTTTATTCGATGAATTTTTTTGATACGACAATGTCCGGAAAGGTCAGCCCGGGAGATCTTGCAGGGGTTGCAATCGGTTCAAGCGTATGGGTTCCGGTATATACAGGACTGAGCGGAATTCTGCTTGCTGTCACTCCTATCGTCTCTCAGTATGCAGGAGCCAAACAAAAGGATAAAATTCCTTTCACGGTCATACAGGGCCTCTATTTGTCAGTTCTCCTTGCCTCAGCAGTTGCAATAGCGGGATTCTTTGCTCTTGATCCGATTCTGAATTCCATGAACCTGGAAAATCACGTTCGGGAAACAGCCAAGTACTATCTTGCAGCGCTGGCTTTTGGAATACTTCCTCTTTTTTCATATAATGTTCTGCGCTGCTTCATAGACGCACTTGGCTTTACGAGAGTCTCTATGTTTATTACTCTGCTTTCCCTTCCTATTAATGTGGTTTTTAACTATCTGCTTGTCTTCGGTAAATTTGGATTTCCCGCTCTCGGAGGTGTGGGGGCAGGGGTAGCATCAGCGATAACGTACTGGTCGATTATGCTGATCTCGGTTTATGTCGTTTATAAAAAAGTTCCCTTTGCAGAGTACGGCATTTTCAGCAGATGGTATAAGGCTTCTGTCAAGGCATGGCTCGATCTGCTTAAAATCGGGATCCCTATCGGCATTGCGATTTTCTTTGAAACAAGCATTTTCGCTGCTGTCACTCTGCTCATGAGCAACTATGATACGGTGACCATTGCTTCTCACCAAATCGCTATTAATTTTGCCTCCCTTCTGTATATGCTGCCGCTCAGCATCTCAATGGCCCTTACCATCGTAGTCGGGTTTGAGGTTGGCGCCAAACGCTATAAAGATGCAAAAATATACAGTTATCTCGGGATTGTGCTTGCTGTTATCCTGTCTTCGCTTACAGCAGCAGTCATCTACTTCTTCAGAAGTGAAATTGCCGGAATCTACACAAATGACGGGATTGTCGTTGCCCTGTCTGCGCAGTTTTTAATCTACGCCATCTTCTTTCAGCTTTCTGATGCGATTGCTGCTCCAATTCAGGGAGCCTTGAGGGGATATAAAGATGTAAATGTCACGCTTATCATGGCTCTTGTCTCTTACTGGGTGATAGGGCTGCCAACGGGATACTACCTTGCAAACAACACAGATTTCATGGCTTTCGGATACTGGATTGGACTGATTGCGGGGCTTGCAGCTGCGGCTGCAGCACTCTCCGCCAGACTATGGTTCATTCAAAACAGAGTTTATGGTAAAAGACAGCGGGGCTGA
- the rarD gene encoding EamA family transporter RarD, whose protein sequence is MKQKQYDAYHTGLMHTALAYFLWGILPVYWKLIEHVGSEEILAHRVFWSFLFMMFLIQMKKQWGQLADVIKRMLRKPLLLLSLVLSSVLISINWYLYIWAVNHNHILETSLGYYINPLISVLLGMIFLKERLNKWQYASFGLAAAGVLFMTLQYGKFPFVALVLALSFGFYGLTKKVTKLDASIGLTLETLMVMPAALIYIFSIAAKGNSAFFDWSPSTNAFLIGAGIVTAVPLLLFAKGAQHIPLFMVGILQYIAPTITLLLGVLVYNESFSGTEMITFSLIWSALVLFSFSHVKGSAWKWKKKKTMGL, encoded by the coding sequence ATGAAGCAAAAACAATATGATGCATACCACACAGGCTTGATGCATACGGCACTCGCCTATTTTTTATGGGGGATTCTCCCTGTTTACTGGAAGCTGATTGAGCATGTTGGATCTGAGGAAATTCTGGCACACCGTGTTTTCTGGTCGTTCTTGTTCATGATGTTCCTCATTCAGATGAAAAAGCAGTGGGGACAGCTCGCAGATGTGATCAAACGCATGCTGAGAAAACCGCTCCTGCTCCTGTCTCTCGTTCTTTCGTCTGTACTGATCAGCATAAACTGGTATCTCTATATTTGGGCTGTGAACCACAACCATATTCTTGAAACGAGCCTCGGTTATTATATTAATCCTTTAATAAGCGTCCTCCTCGGAATGATTTTCCTGAAAGAGCGACTGAATAAGTGGCAATATGCTTCATTTGGCCTTGCAGCTGCAGGCGTGCTGTTTATGACGCTTCAGTACGGGAAGTTTCCATTTGTTGCTCTTGTACTCGCTTTAAGTTTTGGTTTTTACGGCCTGACGAAAAAAGTAACCAAGCTTGATGCGTCGATCGGGCTTACACTTGAAACACTGATGGTGATGCCGGCAGCTCTGATCTATATTTTCTCGATTGCGGCAAAAGGCAATTCAGCCTTTTTTGACTGGTCGCCTTCAACAAATGCCTTTTTAATTGGAGCGGGCATCGTCACGGCTGTTCCTCTTTTGCTGTTTGCAAAAGGAGCACAGCACATTCCTTTATTCATGGTCGGTATTCTGCAGTATATCGCCCCGACAATTACACTGCTTCTAGGGGTGCTTGTTTACAATGAATCATTTTCTGGAACGGAAATGATTACTTTCTCACTCATTTGGTCTGCGCTTGTTCTGTTCTCTTTTTCACACGTGAAGGGAAGCGCATGGAAATGGAAGAAAAAGAAAACAATGGGATTGTAG
- a CDS encoding DUF2188 domain-containing protein — protein sequence MPWTKEDYPQSMKNLPAKTRDKAIEIGNALVDDGYDEGRAIPIAVSQAEKWADGSSSDNSNSKEEYHVVSDEQGWMVKKEGSKRASYRFDTKQEAVEKGRELVKNNDCSLVVHKMDGSVENTVNSR from the coding sequence ATGCCATGGACAAAAGAGGATTATCCTCAATCAATGAAAAATTTACCCGCAAAGACGCGTGATAAAGCAATTGAAATTGGAAATGCACTGGTAGATGACGGGTACGATGAGGGCCGCGCCATACCGATTGCCGTGTCGCAGGCTGAAAAATGGGCTGACGGCAGCAGTTCGGATAACAGCAATTCAAAAGAAGAATATCATGTTGTTTCAGACGAACAAGGATGGATGGTTAAAAAAGAAGGCAGCAAGAGGGCAAGCTACAGATTTGACACCAAGCAGGAAGCTGTTGAAAAAGGCAGGGAGCTTGTTAAGAACAACGACTGTTCATTGGTTGTACACAAAATGGACGGCTCTGTTGAAAACACCGTAAACAGCAGATGA
- the bshB2 gene encoding bacillithiol biosynthesis deacetylase BshB2, with translation MREHVLVVLPHPDDESFGVGGLMSLKRKEGIPVTYACATLGQMGRNMGSPLFANREVLPEIRKKELKDACDALNVQDLRMLGLRDKTLEFEDIDTFADIIENIIDEVKPTLVVTFYPGHGVHPDHDATGEAVIHALKRKPIEERPETYCIAITRNRTEVLGEHDVTVDITSVAEMKLNALRAHRSQTEGMLKQMEEKFKNKDPEVSQWIEKEIFWTYKWND, from the coding sequence ATGAGAGAACATGTATTAGTTGTCCTGCCTCATCCCGATGATGAATCATTCGGCGTAGGGGGATTAATGTCTTTAAAACGAAAAGAAGGAATTCCGGTTACTTATGCTTGTGCAACACTCGGGCAAATGGGCCGGAACATGGGAAGTCCTCTCTTTGCCAACAGAGAAGTGCTGCCTGAAATCCGAAAAAAAGAATTGAAGGATGCATGTGATGCACTCAATGTGCAGGATTTAAGAATGCTTGGCCTTCGCGATAAAACGCTTGAATTTGAAGACATTGACACATTTGCGGATATCATTGAAAACATCATCGATGAAGTAAAACCGACGCTTGTTGTAACATTTTATCCCGGTCACGGGGTTCATCCGGATCATGATGCAACTGGGGAAGCAGTCATTCATGCCCTGAAGAGAAAGCCGATTGAAGAAAGGCCGGAAACATACTGCATCGCCATTACCCGTAATCGTACGGAGGTTCTTGGCGAGCATGATGTGACAGTTGATATTACAAGTGTTGCCGAGATGAAGCTGAACGCGCTGCGTGCTCACCGCAGCCAGACAGAGGGCATGCTGAAGCAAATGGAAGAGAAGTTCAAAAACAAAGATCCTGAAGTTTCACAATGGATTGAGAAAGAAATCTTCTGGACATATAAATGGAATGACTAA
- a CDS encoding winged helix-turn-helix transcriptional regulator has product MESNLCPKMEKAFGFLGKRWTGLIVHVLLDGPKRFKDLTDTIPSISQKMLVERLKELESAGIVERVVIPDTPVKVTYKLTEMGYSLEKVMDEVKEWADKYCLGEEMK; this is encoded by the coding sequence ATGGAATCTAACTTGTGCCCAAAAATGGAAAAAGCTTTCGGTTTTCTAGGCAAGCGGTGGACAGGCTTAATTGTCCACGTGCTGCTTGACGGACCTAAACGGTTTAAAGATCTGACAGATACTATTCCTAGTATTAGTCAAAAAATGCTTGTTGAAAGGCTGAAAGAACTGGAATCGGCTGGCATTGTCGAGAGAGTTGTCATCCCCGATACTCCTGTAAAAGTGACATATAAGCTCACAGAAATGGGCTATTCTCTTGAAAAGGTTATGGATGAGGTAAAAGAATGGGCGGATAAATACTGTCTTGGGGAGGAAATGAAATGA
- a CDS encoding NCS2 family permease — protein MKDSSKPRSLLNDYFKLDERNTSVKTEFLAALTTFMTVSYIILVNPIILSEAGMPKEAALAGTILAIVLTTMLMGLWANLPIVIGPGMGLNAFFTYTVVLGQGLSWETALGAVFISGLVFFLLSVTGVSSKVVSAIPKTLKASITAGIGLFVAFIGLKNGGIIVPDESTYVALGNIADKGTWLSLLGLILAAALVSRNIKGGLILSIFVITILSMATGHSPVPASAGDIFSTDWPSVELTFLKLDIMAAIGYGIFSVIFSFTIVELFDTLATLIGLTKKADLNDENGETPHMKRALTTGALGTMISAVFGSTAMNTYIENATGIAEGGRTGLKAVFAALLFLLTLLFTPLIQFIPNAATAPVLVIIGAFMLTELEEIHFDDLTELIPAFLTIIMMPLTFSIAEGVAFGFISYTLLKVFTGRVRELHWMMYVITAAFLINFYTMI, from the coding sequence ATGAAAGACAGCAGCAAACCCCGTTCACTCCTGAATGATTACTTCAAGCTTGATGAACGGAATACATCCGTTAAGACGGAATTTCTGGCAGCTTTGACTACTTTTATGACTGTCAGTTATATCATATTAGTCAACCCGATTATTCTGTCAGAAGCGGGGATGCCGAAAGAGGCAGCACTTGCGGGTACCATTTTGGCTATCGTCTTAACAACAATGCTCATGGGTCTATGGGCTAATTTGCCGATCGTCATCGGCCCGGGGATGGGGCTCAACGCCTTTTTTACATACACGGTGGTGCTTGGACAGGGCCTGTCGTGGGAAACAGCACTTGGCGCTGTGTTTATATCGGGACTCGTTTTCTTTTTGCTTTCGGTTACCGGGGTAAGTTCTAAAGTCGTTTCGGCTATCCCAAAAACGCTTAAAGCATCGATAACAGCCGGAATCGGCCTTTTTGTCGCGTTTATAGGCCTGAAAAACGGAGGAATTATTGTACCTGATGAATCCACTTATGTTGCACTGGGAAACATCGCGGATAAAGGTACATGGCTTTCACTTCTTGGACTTATTCTCGCTGCCGCTCTCGTTTCGAGAAACATTAAAGGCGGTTTGATCTTGAGCATTTTTGTCATTACCATTCTTTCAATGGCAACCGGCCACTCGCCTGTTCCGGCATCAGCTGGCGACATTTTTTCGACGGACTGGCCCTCTGTTGAACTGACGTTTTTAAAGCTCGATATTATGGCAGCCATCGGATACGGCATTTTCTCTGTCATTTTTTCATTCACGATTGTTGAACTTTTTGACACGCTCGCTACGTTAATCGGGCTGACGAAAAAAGCCGATCTGAACGATGAAAACGGTGAAACACCGCATATGAAGCGTGCCCTTACAACTGGTGCACTCGGCACAATGATAAGCGCCGTTTTCGGCAGCACAGCCATGAACACCTATATTGAAAATGCGACCGGAATCGCTGAAGGCGGAAGAACGGGTCTGAAAGCAGTCTTTGCCGCGCTGCTGTTTTTGCTGACACTGCTGTTCACACCGCTTATTCAGTTCATTCCAAATGCGGCAACTGCTCCTGTACTTGTCATCATCGGTGCCTTCATGCTGACAGAGCTAGAGGAAATTCACTTTGATGATCTGACAGAATTGATACCTGCATTTTTAACAATTATTATGATGCCTCTTACATTCAGCATCGCAGAAGGGGTAGCTTTCGGATTTATTTCCTATACGCTGCTTAAAGTATTTACAGGCAGGGTGAGAGAGCTTCACTGGATGATGTATGTCATTACGGCTGCGTTCCTAATCAACTTTTATACAATGATTTAA
- a CDS encoding YojF family protein, translating to MVPISKEDIQKHLDVLVNKEVYVHLETTTGAYSAHMNENNMTVVAFIRNAKVSFNQAKITGQGPYRVGLKMDHGWIYAEGLTDWVYNENNQLLMAGHDRDGKLAIALQISETPFAE from the coding sequence ATGGTCCCAATTTCCAAAGAAGATATTCAGAAACACCTGGATGTTTTAGTAAACAAAGAAGTTTATGTGCATCTTGAAACAACAACCGGCGCATATTCTGCCCATATGAATGAAAATAACATGACGGTCGTTGCTTTTATCCGAAATGCAAAAGTCTCGTTTAACCAGGCAAAAATTACAGGACAGGGCCCATACCGGGTCGGACTTAAAATGGATCATGGCTGGATTTATGCAGAAGGCCTGACAGACTGGGTATACAATGAAAACAATCAGCTGCTGATGGCTGGGCATGACCGCGACGGAAAGCTTGCCATCGCGCTTCAGATCAGCGAAACACCGTTTGCTGAGTAG
- a CDS encoding SDR family oxidoreductase encodes MSRTVIITGGANGIGEELVRQYAEKGDRVFLADFDAAKGKAISDSSDNIHFVQTDVRKIEDIQILVKTAVRETGKIDILINNAGVSRFKPFYELTIEDWDDVLNTNLRSVFLASQEAARVMKKNEAGGFIVNIASTRAQMSEPNSEAYAATKGGIVAITHALAASLGDDRIKVNCISPGWIETKEYDQLRSVDHEQHLSKRVGKPADIAKACFYLTDPENDFVTGANLVVDGGMTRKMIYEH; translated from the coding sequence ATGAGCCGAACTGTTATCATTACCGGTGGAGCAAATGGAATTGGCGAGGAGCTTGTCAGGCAATATGCAGAAAAAGGAGACCGCGTTTTTCTGGCAGATTTTGACGCAGCAAAAGGGAAAGCCATTTCCGACAGCTCTGATAACATTCACTTTGTTCAAACAGATGTCAGAAAGATTGAAGATATTCAGATACTGGTGAAAACGGCTGTCCGTGAAACCGGCAAAATCGATATCCTTATAAACAATGCCGGTGTCTCCCGTTTTAAGCCATTTTACGAATTAACCATTGAAGACTGGGATGATGTGCTGAATACAAATTTAAGAAGTGTTTTTCTCGCTTCTCAGGAAGCTGCCAGAGTGATGAAAAAAAATGAAGCTGGCGGTTTTATTGTGAACATAGCATCGACAAGAGCGCAAATGTCTGAGCCGAATTCAGAGGCATATGCAGCGACAAAAGGAGGCATCGTGGCCATTACTCATGCGCTTGCCGCCTCGCTTGGCGATGACCGTATCAAAGTAAACTGCATCTCACCCGGCTGGATTGAGACAAAGGAATACGATCAGCTGAGATCTGTTGACCACGAGCAGCATTTATCTAAAAGGGTAGGAAAGCCTGCGGATATTGCGAAAGCCTGCTTTTATCTGACAGACCCCGAAAATGATTTCGTCACAGGAGCAAACCTGGTGGTCGACGGGGGCATGACCCGAAAAATGATCTATGAGCATTAA
- a CDS encoding nitroreductase family protein: MTAATTESILSIMSERSSVRKYDPSAKISKDELKEILELTGKAPSAWNLQHWKFMVFHSDESKERLLPIAYNQSQITEASAVVAILGDLEANKNTDKVYNPLVSAGFMKEEIKDTLAGQIHGAYQNPVFARDAAFSNASLAAMQLMLTAKAKGYDTCAIGGFNASQLSETFKIEDRYVPVMLITIGKAAKPAHQSSRISIDELSTFL; this comes from the coding sequence ATGACAGCAGCAACAACTGAAAGCATCTTATCTATTATGTCTGAACGCAGTTCTGTGCGCAAATATGATCCATCCGCAAAAATCAGCAAGGACGAGTTAAAAGAAATTCTGGAACTGACGGGAAAAGCTCCATCTGCATGGAACCTGCAGCACTGGAAGTTCATGGTTTTCCACAGCGATGAATCGAAAGAAAGACTTCTTCCTATTGCATACAATCAAAGCCAGATCACAGAAGCGTCTGCTGTAGTTGCCATTCTCGGCGACCTTGAAGCAAACAAAAACACAGATAAAGTATATAATCCTCTTGTATCAGCAGGTTTCATGAAAGAAGAAATTAAAGATACATTGGCAGGGCAGATTCACGGAGCATATCAAAATCCTGTATTCGCACGCGATGCAGCGTTCAGCAACGCGTCTCTTGCAGCCATGCAGCTCATGCTGACGGCTAAAGCAAAAGGGTATGACACTTGTGCTATCGGAGGCTTTAATGCATCTCAGCTTTCAGAAACATTTAAAATTGAGGATCGTTACGTTCCTGTTATGCTGATTACAATCGGAAAAGCAGCTAAGCCAGCTCACCAAAGCTCGCGAATCAGCATTGATGAACTAAGCACATTTTTATAA
- the cdaS gene encoding sporulation-specific diadenylate cyclase CdaS, with product MEQEPLDPIKKHIYHQLGVIIKESEQLMSSLHVKNYCLLCELEELHKTFQQLQAQASSYYLQAYLSAYTPHYEVLSKVIQELAKHKHGGLIVIERENPLQGILQNGVQINAELTASLLESIFYPGNPLHDGAVLISGTRIFSAANVLPLSIKNSGTKMGTRHRAAIGITEKTDAIALVVSEETGKMSFAIDGGLYPFSSD from the coding sequence GTGGAACAAGAACCGCTGGACCCGATTAAAAAACATATTTATCATCAGCTTGGCGTGATCATAAAAGAATCAGAGCAGCTAATGTCATCGCTGCATGTGAAAAATTATTGCCTTCTTTGCGAACTCGAAGAGCTGCATAAAACCTTCCAGCAGCTTCAGGCACAGGCATCGTCCTATTATCTTCAGGCCTATTTGTCAGCATACACGCCGCACTATGAGGTGCTTTCCAAAGTCATCCAGGAGCTTGCAAAGCACAAGCACGGCGGATTAATCGTAATTGAACGGGAAAATCCGCTGCAGGGGATTCTCCAAAACGGAGTTCAGATAAATGCAGAGCTCACAGCGTCACTTCTTGAGAGCATTTTTTATCCCGGAAATCCTCTTCATGACGGGGCAGTGCTGATTTCGGGTACAAGGATCTTTTCAGCAGCAAATGTGCTCCCTCTATCCATTAAAAATTCCGGAACAAAGATGGGGACAAGACACCGTGCGGCAATCGGCATAACAGAAAAAACAGATGCCATCGCTTTAGTTGTATCAGAGGAAACGGGGAAAATGTCCTTTGCGATTGACGGGGGGCTGTATCCGTTCAGCTCGGATTAA
- a CDS encoding MBL fold metallo-hydrolase, with translation MYIQQIRNATLKVQYAGKTFLIDPFFAEKHAMPPFPNTPNQDVRNPLVDLPVPVEELTQADAVIVTHLHPDHFDQAAAEALSKDMTILAQSTEDAEEIRKYGFTDCSAFDDVQLFEGIRLIRTSGQHGRGDITKMTGPVSGIVFKNDKEPTLYVAGDTVWCSEVEEALDLHQPDVVVVNGGAARFLEGGPITMTAEDIFTVKEAAPQAEIVVSHMESLNHCLLSRRELNRLITEKNFGSTVFVPEDGETLKF, from the coding sequence ATGTACATTCAGCAAATACGAAACGCCACTTTAAAAGTCCAATATGCGGGTAAAACCTTTTTGATTGATCCATTTTTCGCAGAAAAACATGCAATGCCGCCGTTCCCTAACACACCAAATCAGGATGTGAGAAATCCGCTTGTTGATCTTCCTGTACCGGTTGAAGAACTCACTCAAGCCGATGCCGTTATTGTTACACATTTGCACCCTGATCATTTTGATCAAGCTGCTGCGGAAGCTTTGTCTAAAGACATGACCATTCTCGCGCAGAGTACGGAAGATGCAGAAGAAATCCGTAAATATGGCTTTACTGATTGTTCAGCGTTTGATGATGTTCAGCTTTTCGAAGGCATCAGGCTGATCCGGACATCAGGACAGCACGGAAGAGGAGACATCACCAAAATGACAGGACCCGTTTCGGGGATTGTCTTTAAAAATGATAAAGAGCCGACATTATATGTTGCCGGAGATACAGTCTGGTGCAGCGAGGTTGAAGAAGCGCTTGATCTCCATCAGCCGGATGTTGTGGTTGTAAACGGTGGCGCAGCGAGGTTCCTTGAAGGCGGTCCGATTACAATGACAGCTGAGGACATTTTTACTGTTAAGGAAGCAGCTCCTCAGGCTGAGATCGTCGTTTCGCACATGGAGTCTTTAAATCACTGCCTTTTATCCCGAAGAGAGCTTAACCGTTTGATTACAGAGAAAAACTTCGGCAGCACTGTTTTTGTGCCGGAGGACGGGGAAACACTAAAATTCTAA